A region from the Cellvibrio sp. PSBB006 genome encodes:
- a CDS encoding TIGR03915 family putative DNA repair protein, producing MSLYLYDGSFDGLLTAIFECFADRCEPIDIVNEEIYQASLLEDLRPVQTDTTKAERVIKGIDARSDGVGGELVYQLFLSELAGIELRIYRLVRLLVRQNDPNILENFANPDVLYSAQVKKMISREVHRMHAFVRFQKADNDIYYAVISPDFNVIPLIGDHFQRRYADQPWVIFDTRRHYGLYYDVNNLSFIDASSDILSFATVNAAVNSSLDGLEDQYQQLWKQYFQSVTIQERRNIKLHLRHMPRRYWKYLIEKQVGRK from the coding sequence GTGAGCCTCTATCTGTATGACGGCAGTTTTGATGGTTTGCTGACGGCCATCTTTGAATGCTTTGCCGATCGCTGCGAGCCGATAGATATCGTCAATGAGGAAATCTATCAAGCGTCGCTGCTTGAAGACCTGCGTCCAGTCCAGACGGATACCACCAAAGCTGAACGGGTTATCAAAGGTATAGACGCGCGTTCAGATGGCGTGGGCGGGGAACTGGTTTATCAATTATTCCTGTCTGAACTGGCGGGAATAGAGTTGCGTATTTATCGGCTGGTGCGGTTACTGGTTCGCCAGAACGACCCCAATATCCTCGAAAACTTTGCCAACCCGGATGTGCTTTACAGCGCGCAGGTCAAAAAGATGATCAGCCGCGAAGTGCATCGTATGCACGCGTTTGTACGTTTTCAAAAAGCTGATAACGATATTTACTACGCGGTTATCAGCCCTGATTTTAATGTGATTCCCTTAATCGGCGATCACTTTCAACGACGTTACGCTGACCAGCCTTGGGTTATCTTTGATACGCGCCGGCATTATGGGTTGTATTACGATGTGAATAACCTGTCTTTTATTGATGCTAGTTCAGATATCCTTTCCTTCGCTACGGTTAACGCCGCTGTTAACTCTTCCCTTGACGGTCTTGAGGACCAATACCAACAATTATGGAAGCAATATTTCCAGTCGGTTACGATCCAGGAACGGCGCAACATTAAATTGCACTTGCGCCATATGCCGAGGCGATACTGGAAGTATTTGATTGAGAAGCAGGTGGGTAGGAAATAA